TTTTTTAAATATTTTAAAATTAATTTTCTAAAATTTTTCAAAAAATTAAAATCAATTTCATTTGGAACAATAAGCGACCCACCAAGAGAAATAATAATTGTTTCTTTTTTCATAAAAATTTAAAATTCAAAATTCAAAATTTATAATTTCTTAACTTTTCTTTAATTAAAAATTTATAATTTCTTATATCCTTCCCTCTAAAATTCCTTTTCTAATTTTTTCCATTAATTCCAAATAAAAAGCCAAATTGTGAATTGTAGCTAAACGAAATCCAAGCGATTCATTTGTCATAAAAAGATGTCTCAAATAAGCGCGGGAATAATTTTGGCAAGTATAACAAGAACAATTAGAATCTATTGGCTGCAAATCATATTCAAATTTAGCGTTAGTAATCCGTATTATTTCATAAAAATCCTCTTCTTTAACTTTTAACTTTACACTTTTCACTTTGAACTTATATAATGTTCCATGTCGTGCGTTTCGTGTGGGAATAACACAATCAAACATATCAATTCCTCTTTTTACTGCTTCAATAATTTCTTCTGGCTTACCTACACCCATTAAATAATGCGGTTTATTTTCCGGCAAAATTGGAACTGTGCAGTTTAAAACATCAAACATTTTTTTTCTTGGCTCACCCACAGCCAATCCTCCAATTGCATATCCATCAAAATCAATATTAACAAGTTCTTTCGCGCTTTGCAACCGCAATTTTTTATATGTTCCACCTTGAACAATGCCAAATAACATTTGATGTTCTTTTTTATTTTTTAAAAAATATTCATTAGACCGTTTTGCCCATCTTGTTGTTAATTCTAATGCCTGCTTTATTTTTTTATAATCGCATGGCAAAGCAACACATTGATCTAAAACCATAATAATGTCTGATCCTAAAATTATCTGAATTTCTACTGCTTTTTCTGGTGATAAAAAAATTTTTTCTCCATCAACCTCTGAATAAAATTCCACTCCTTGTTCGGAAAATTTTACGCTTAAGTCTCTTTGTAAAGGGATATTTAAAGGGTTTCTTTCTTTAAAAATCCCCTGACCCATTTGAAGAACTTCAGAAGGGCTTTTTGATTGAAATTTATTATTTTCAATTTGCAACTTTGAACTTTGAACTTTAAACTTTAAACTTCCCAACGAATATGCCTGATAACCTCCAGAATCCGTTAAAATTGGACCATTCCAATTCATAAATTTATGCAATCCTCCTGCTTTTTTAATTACTTTCATTCCCGGCCTAAGCATTAAATAATAAGTATTTGAAAGAATAATTTGATTCTTCAAAGATTTCATTTCGTCAGGAGTTAAATTTTTTATCGCTCCACGCGTAGCAATAGGCATAAAAAAAGGCCCCTCAATATCACCATGAGAAGTTTTAAATAAACTCAACCGTGCTTTAGATTTTTTTGATTTTTTAATCAATTGAAATTTGGTCATAGGATGTTGAAATAGAATCTTGTATAAATTCATCATCCGCTTTTAAAGCGGTTTGTTTTAATAAAATAATATTTTCATTTAACCATTCTGGTTTTATGCTAAGTTTAAAATTCGCTTCAATTTTAGTTTCAGAAAATGGCTCTCCCACATAAGTCGGTAACCAATTAATTTCCCAACTCACCTCGCGCGTTTCTGGATTATATTTTATTTCTCCAGTAGAAACCTTGCTTTCTTCTTTCCATGTCACATTTTCGGGTAAAAAAGTAGATACTTTAATATTTTTTAAATTATTCATTGCATTATTTAATTTCCAATTAATCTGATATTCACTTTCTGTGTCTATTTTTGGTGGCCAATTTCCATTTTCCAAAGGCATTGTTTCAATTTTAAGCTCAGTCTGTGTTTTAATTTTTGTTGTAACTTTTGAGCTAT
This sequence is a window from Candidatus Kuenenbacteria bacterium HGW-Kuenenbacteria-1. Protein-coding genes within it:
- the tgt gene encoding tRNA guanosine(34) transglycosylase Tgt, whose product is MMNLYKILFQHPMTKFQLIKKSKKSKARLSLFKTSHGDIEGPFFMPIATRGAIKNLTPDEMKSLKNQIILSNTYYLMLRPGMKVIKKAGGLHKFMNWNGPILTDSGGYQAYSLGSLKFKVQSSKLQIENNKFQSKSPSEVLQMGQGIFKERNPLNIPLQRDLSVKFSEQGVEFYSEVDGEKIFLSPEKAVEIQIILGSDIIMVLDQCVALPCDYKKIKQALELTTRWAKRSNEYFLKNKKEHQMLFGIVQGGTYKKLRLQSAKELVNIDFDGYAIGGLAVGEPRKKMFDVLNCTVPILPENKPHYLMGVGKPEEIIEAVKRGIDMFDCVIPTRNARHGTLYKFKVKSVKLKVKEEDFYEIIRITNAKFEYDLQPIDSNCSCYTCQNYSRAYLRHLFMTNESLGFRLATIHNLAFYLELMEKIRKGILEGRI